One Nocardia iowensis DNA window includes the following coding sequences:
- the cmrA gene encoding mycolate reductase (Catalyzes the final step in mycolic acid biosynthesis.), with amino-acid sequence MSLPSPTSENRAVVTGASSGIGTALAAELAARGYSLILVARRGAVLSELAERLTLAHGVAAEVRAVDLADRDQRGALVEELSARNIAILCNNAGIATFGAVAELDLAYERAQMELNAVAVHDLTLAVLPGMIARGGGGILISGSAAGNMPIPNNATYAASKAFANTFSESLRGELKGSGVNVTLLAPGPVRTDAPDPADASIVDRLVPGFMWVSSEYTAKVSIDALARNKMRVVPGLISKGMSVAGQYGPRAVTAPIAGAFYKKLGG; translated from the coding sequence GTGAGCTTGCCCTCCCCTACTTCTGAGAATCGCGCGGTGGTTACCGGCGCATCGTCCGGCATCGGCACCGCGCTGGCCGCTGAACTGGCCGCGCGCGGCTATTCGCTGATATTGGTTGCCCGGCGCGGTGCGGTGCTTTCCGAGCTCGCGGAGCGGTTGACGTTGGCGCACGGGGTTGCTGCCGAGGTGCGGGCGGTCGATTTGGCCGATCGGGACCAGCGCGGCGCATTGGTCGAGGAATTGTCGGCGCGCAATATCGCGATCCTGTGCAACAACGCCGGGATCGCGACGTTCGGGGCGGTGGCAGAGCTGGATCTGGCTTACGAACGCGCGCAGATGGAACTCAATGCTGTTGCGGTGCACGATCTCACGCTTGCCGTGCTGCCGGGAATGATTGCCCGCGGGGGTGGCGGGATCTTGATCAGCGGATCGGCGGCGGGGAACATGCCGATCCCGAACAACGCCACCTACGCGGCGAGCAAGGCGTTCGCCAATACGTTCTCCGAGTCGTTGCGCGGCGAGCTCAAGGGGTCCGGTGTCAATGTCACGCTGCTCGCGCCGGGGCCGGTCCGCACGGATGCGCCCGACCCGGCCGACGCGTCGATCGTCGACCGCCTGGTGCCCGGCTTCATGTGGGTGTCGTCCGAGTACACCGCGAAGGTCTCCATCGACGCGCTGGCCCGCAACAAGATGCGGGTGGTTCCGGGGCTGATCAGCAAGGGGATGAGCGTCGCGGGGCAGTACGGTCCGCGCGCCGTCACCGCGCCGATCGCGGGCGCCTTCTACAAGAAGCTGGGCGGCTGA
- a CDS encoding NADPH-dependent 2,4-dienoyl-CoA reductase: MSSFPHLFEPLDLGFTTLRNRVVMGSMHTGLEDRAWDTNKLAAYFAERARGGVGLIITGGYAPNRTGWLLPFGAKLTNKSEAYRHRAITKAVHKEGGKIAIQILHAGRYSYMPGSVSASSIKAPINPFRPRKLSAKGIEQTIDDYARCARLAQFAGYDGCEIMGGEGYFINQFLAPRTNKRTDKWGGSPENRRRIAVEIVRRTRAAVGPNFIIVFRLSMAELVEKGQTFDEIVALAKELEAAGANILNTDIGWHEARVPTIVTSVPRAAFVEFTAKITKQVNIPVCASNRINMPEIAEEILTRGDAQLVSLARPFLTDPEWVNKAKQDRVDEINTCIACNQACLDHAFQHKTVSCLLNPRAGHETELKLLPTRRTKRVAVVGAGPAGLSAAVNLAERGHQVDLFEADNKIGGQFDIARRIPGKEEFNESIRYYRRMLEITGVTVHLNKRVTAAELIEARYDEVVLATGVKPRIPNIPGIDHPMVLSYAELVREERPVGKRVAVIGAGGIGYDVSEFLTVEGHPTLKLDEWKEEWGVTADDEQVRGQLSTPKPSPAAREVVLLQRKTSAFGKDLGKTTGWVHRAALKAKGVEHIGGVNYERIDDNGLHISFGEKRQRPQLIPVDNVIICAGQESVRDLEDELRAAGVNLYLIGGAELAAELDAKRAIDQGTRLAARL, translated from the coding sequence ATGAGTTCCTTTCCCCATCTGTTCGAACCTCTTGATCTCGGCTTCACCACCTTGCGCAATCGCGTGGTGATGGGGTCGATGCACACCGGGCTGGAGGACCGCGCCTGGGACACCAACAAGCTGGCCGCATACTTCGCCGAACGTGCCCGTGGCGGCGTCGGACTGATCATCACCGGCGGCTACGCGCCCAACCGCACCGGCTGGCTGTTGCCGTTCGGCGCCAAGCTGACCAACAAGTCCGAGGCCTACCGGCACCGGGCGATCACCAAGGCGGTGCACAAGGAGGGCGGCAAGATCGCCATCCAGATACTGCACGCTGGCCGCTACTCCTACATGCCCGGCAGCGTTTCCGCGTCCTCGATCAAGGCGCCGATCAACCCGTTCCGGCCGCGCAAGCTCTCGGCCAAGGGCATCGAGCAGACCATCGATGACTACGCGCGCTGCGCGCGGCTGGCCCAGTTCGCCGGGTACGACGGCTGCGAAATCATGGGCGGTGAAGGTTATTTCATCAACCAGTTCCTCGCGCCGCGCACCAACAAGCGCACCGACAAGTGGGGTGGCTCGCCGGAGAACCGGCGCCGGATCGCGGTGGAGATCGTGCGTCGCACCCGCGCCGCGGTCGGCCCGAACTTCATCATCGTGTTCCGGCTGTCCATGGCCGAGCTGGTCGAGAAGGGCCAGACGTTCGACGAAATCGTCGCGCTGGCAAAGGAACTCGAAGCCGCCGGGGCGAACATCCTGAACACCGATATCGGCTGGCACGAGGCGCGCGTCCCGACCATTGTCACCTCGGTGCCGCGCGCGGCTTTCGTCGAGTTCACCGCGAAGATCACCAAGCAGGTGAACATTCCGGTGTGCGCGTCCAACCGGATCAACATGCCGGAGATCGCCGAGGAAATCCTGACTCGCGGCGACGCGCAATTGGTGTCGCTGGCCCGCCCGTTCCTCACCGACCCCGAGTGGGTGAACAAGGCCAAGCAGGACCGGGTCGACGAGATCAACACCTGCATCGCCTGCAACCAGGCCTGCCTGGACCACGCCTTCCAGCACAAGACCGTGTCCTGCCTGCTGAACCCGCGCGCCGGACACGAGACCGAGCTGAAGTTGCTGCCCACCCGGCGCACCAAGCGCGTCGCGGTGGTCGGCGCGGGACCGGCCGGGTTGTCCGCGGCGGTCAATCTCGCCGAACGCGGCCACCAGGTGGATTTGTTCGAGGCCGACAACAAGATCGGCGGCCAGTTCGACATCGCCCGCCGCATTCCGGGCAAGGAAGAATTCAACGAGTCCATCCGGTACTACCGCCGGATGCTCGAAATCACCGGCGTGACCGTGCATTTGAATAAACGCGTGACCGCCGCCGAACTCATCGAGGCCCGCTACGACGAGGTGGTGCTCGCCACCGGCGTGAAGCCGCGCATCCCGAACATCCCTGGCATCGACCACCCGATGGTGCTGTCCTATGCCGAGCTGGTTCGGGAGGAGCGACCGGTCGGCAAGCGCGTCGCGGTCATCGGCGCGGGCGGCATCGGCTACGACGTCAGCGAATTCCTCACCGTCGAGGGACATCCCACGCTGAAGCTCGACGAGTGGAAGGAAGAGTGGGGTGTCACCGCCGACGACGAGCAGGTTCGCGGCCAGCTCAGCACGCCGAAGCCATCGCCCGCCGCCCGCGAAGTCGTTCTGCTGCAACGCAAGACCAGCGCGTTCGGCAAGGATCTCGGCAAGACCACCGGCTGGGTGCACCGCGCCGCGCTGAAGGCCAAGGGCGTCGAGCACATCGGCGGCGTCAACTATGAACGCATCGACGACAACGGCCTGCACATCAGCTTCGGCGAGAAACGCCAACGCCCGCAATTGATCCCGGTCGACAACGTGATCATCTGCGCGGGCCAGGAATCCGTCCGCGACCTCGAGGACGAGCTGCGCGCCGCGGGTGTGAACCTGTACCTCATCGGCGGCGCCGAACTCGCCGCCGAGCTGGACGCCAAGCGCGCCATCGATCAGGGCACCCGCCTCGCGGCCCGGCTCTGA
- a CDS encoding PadR family transcriptional regulator, translating into MALEHALLVSLTERAGSGYELARRFDKSIGYFWSATHQQIYRVLKRMEESGWLNSESVTQDGRPDKKVYAASEAGRAELARWIAEPSDTGTPRNELAVKIRAAAYGDINALRTEVARHRDEHAQRLDVYRLIEKRDFPAPDQLSGTALHQYLVLRAGVRVESGFIEWCDEVLHALHPPATAPRAD; encoded by the coding sequence ATGGCCCTCGAGCATGCGCTGCTGGTATCGCTGACCGAGCGCGCCGGCTCCGGATATGAGCTGGCGCGCCGCTTCGACAAGTCCATCGGGTACTTCTGGAGCGCGACGCATCAGCAGATCTACCGCGTGCTCAAGCGGATGGAGGAATCCGGCTGGCTGAACAGCGAGTCGGTGACGCAGGATGGCAGGCCGGACAAGAAGGTGTACGCGGCGAGCGAGGCGGGGCGCGCCGAATTGGCCCGCTGGATCGCCGAGCCCTCGGACACCGGCACGCCGCGCAACGAGCTCGCGGTCAAGATCCGCGCCGCCGCCTATGGCGATATCAACGCGCTGCGCACCGAGGTCGCCCGGCATCGCGACGAACACGCCCAGCGCCTCGACGTCTATCGCCTCATCGAAAAACGCGACTTCCCGGCACCGGATCAGCTCTCCGGTACGGCTCTGCACCAATACCTCGTCTTGCGCGCGGGCGTCCGCGTGGAGTCGGGGTTCATCGAATGGTGCGACGAGGTTCTACACGCCCTGCACCCGCCTGCGACAGCCCCGCGCGCGGATTGA
- a CDS encoding SDR family oxidoreductase: MATTAPLPQDRAGAPLRAVVTGSDSGIGKAIAVALAGGGVDIGITFHSDEQGAEDTARQVRERGAQAAIRRLDLGDLPTATAAVDELADELGGIDVLVNCAGVGSAQKAMDMDFDTWRHVISVDLDGAFLCAQRAAKRMIEAGRGGRIINITSVHEHAPRVGSAPYCAAKAGLGALTKVLALELAEHDITVNSVAPGEISTPITGQEDVDPRTQPRPGFPLGRPGHAGEVAAVVAFLATPAASYVTGASYVVDGGMLLMGPQASGILTDEKWRQG, encoded by the coding sequence ATGGCTACTACTGCTCCATTACCGCAAGACCGGGCCGGCGCGCCGCTGCGCGCGGTGGTGACCGGTTCCGACTCCGGCATCGGCAAGGCGATAGCCGTGGCCTTGGCGGGCGGCGGCGTCGATATCGGTATCACTTTCCACAGCGATGAACAGGGCGCCGAGGACACGGCTCGGCAAGTGCGCGAGCGCGGTGCCCAAGCAGCGATCCGCCGACTGGATCTAGGTGATTTGCCGACTGCCACAGCGGCGGTCGATGAACTGGCCGACGAACTCGGCGGCATCGACGTCTTGGTCAATTGCGCGGGCGTCGGCTCCGCGCAGAAGGCCATGGACATGGATTTCGACACCTGGCGCCATGTCATCTCGGTCGATCTCGACGGCGCGTTCCTCTGCGCGCAGCGGGCCGCCAAGCGGATGATCGAGGCGGGCAGGGGCGGTCGGATCATCAATATCACCAGCGTGCACGAGCACGCGCCACGCGTCGGCTCAGCGCCGTACTGTGCCGCGAAGGCGGGCTTGGGCGCGTTGACCAAGGTGCTCGCGCTGGAGCTGGCCGAGCACGACATCACGGTGAATTCGGTGGCGCCCGGTGAGATCTCGACGCCGATCACCGGCCAGGAGGATGTCGACCCGCGCACGCAGCCCCGCCCCGGCTTCCCGCTTGGCCGCCCCGGACACGCGGGCGAAGTCGCCGCGGTGGTCGCCTTCCTGGCCACGCCGGCCGCCAGCTATGTGACCGGGGCGTCGTATGTCGTCGACGGCGGCATGCTGCTGATGGGCCCGCAGGCCAGCGGGATTCTCACCGACGAGAAGTGGCGTCAGGGCTGA